The Malassezia vespertilionis chromosome 2, complete sequence genomic sequence CTGTCTTCATATCTGGCCCAAACATCATTACATGCTCATTGCGTTGCCCAATACGGACGGCTCCTTTACTGTGacgctttttgcgccatTTCCGCTCTTGGAGGCGTGCAGAGAACATGAAGAAGAAGTCCTCACCTTTTTTAGCACAAACTTTCccgatgcgctccgcgccATGAACGAAAAAGAGCTAGTCCACCAGATGCTTACGATTCGTGCCAGTCCGCTTGGCACAATTCAATGTGATCCTTTGGCTGGCGGCTCGTCCAtcgtgctgcttggcgatgctgcgcatgccATGGTCCCATTTTATGGACAAGGGCTTAACTGCGGACTGGAAGATGTGCGCGTGTTTATGGAAGAGTACGACTCGGCCATGCACGGTGACAATGCGATCAGCTTGCTGCAGAATGTGAAAGGATCTTTCATCTATAGCTACGCGAtgcgtcgccgcgcggatGTGGATGCAATTCAGCGTCTTGCACAAGAAAATTACACGGTGATGCGTAGCAAAGGTATGTGCACGGTGCAGCTGACACCAGTTTTGAGCCCGTTTtttcttttgcgcaagcgacTCGACTTTCTGCTGGCCACACTCCTTTCTGCAGACAGGTGGCAGAATTTGTATGTGAATGTGACCTTCACCAACAATGGCTATGCTGCCGTGGAGAAGCAGGAAACGTTGCAACGCCAGGTAATCAGCACGCTGACCTacgcggcaagcgctgctgcgtttgcACTCACTGGGTGGGCATATTGGAAATTTGTATGGCTTCGCTAAGTGTTGGCGTTGTGCTCGGCAACCTTTTCTACATCCTGCGCGGCGGTTGCCATCAACCCCGAGGTCAGATTTACAATGGCATCGAGCACACGACTGCCCGTTGTGCCAGCAGCTTCCTCGAATCGGACATTGAAGAGTTTCGTGTGCGTTCCCGTCCATACACCCAGTGGCAGACCGGCCAGATAGACGATGCCCCAAATGTAATTTTGCAACCACAAATAACTATCGTTATTCCACACAAACGGCTGGCTTTGTGTCTCTTCGACGGGGGATAAGACACCGGCCAGTGTTTGCTCGCGCAAATAGGCCAAAATCTTTTCGTCTGCATTGGCGCTGTTGGCCACATTTGGGTCCGTACAAAAGCTGTTGACGCGCGGCACCAACTCATCCAGCGCCTTTCCCAATACAGACAAATGCAAAGACGCATGCCACGACTCGACCCATTCATTGGTAGGCACAAACCCATTTCTTCCAACAGAGCGTGCCACTTGATCAAGCTGCGCCTTACTGAGTGCGGGTGATtgtggcgcttgcgctgtgGCATTCTTTGTATCCGCCTGGTCATCTGGCCGCTCGAATGGCGATGCCTGCTCCGCTTGCGCACTGCTGCTTTCTAGCTTGGAGTTTGTGCCTGCGATTTTTTCAGGCGTATCCTCTTCCTGCGCTTTCGACTCCTCACTCGCTGCGGGATCCGGAAGCGGTTTCGATTGAGGCATTGGATTCACATTTGCCGCATACTGGCGCACACGGTAAATGTTTTCCAGCGCCTCCTCCAGCGAGAAAGACTTGAGGCGATCGATGACCGATGCAGAGCGGACCAAGGCATACACCACATTCGCATTGTTGGAGAAttggtgctgcagcatttgcGAAAATGCATTCAAAAGGATACCCAAAAGACGTGGATTGCCTGCTTCGGCAAGCAAGAAGCGTGGCGAAGACAATTGGCGCAGCAAGATCTCCAGGCGTGCCGCTGAAATAACCGATAGATTGCGCCAGAAAGGAGCAGCGTTGAACAGAATCAGGAGAAGGAAAGGATACATCGGGGTCATGAGCCCGTTGCTCTTGGTAAAGAGGGTAAAGACGCCCTCAATTAGTACATCCATCGCTACCTCACCATGGAGCCGCAAGTAGCGGGTAGGGATGGTTAAATCGGCAAGGCTCTGGACGCTGGTGAGATGCACACAAAACATGCGGTCCGCCGTGAGATCCTGCAAGAGGAAAATAGCGAGCTGTGCTTGGGAGAGCGTGGCCGCTGCATCCTTGTTTGCCAGTGCAACAAACATGAGCCAGGAAAAGATATCGAGGCTCAGCTGCCTGCTGCGCGTAATAAACCGGTGGAAATCGGCATTGATTTTCAGCTGTATCCAGAGCACCGCTAGTAGTTCGCTAGCGTGTTCTTCGCCCGGCTTGACAAACATGCCATTCATCGTGTCCCCAAGCTCAAAAGCGCCTCTCGTCTCAGACATGCATTCGCCAAACACCTTTGAAATGCCCGTCGCCAAAAATGCAAAGTCAGAGACGCGGTACAGCTTCATGACATAATGCCGGAACATGTTCTTTTTGACTTGGTTCATACTCGAGTCCTCGTAGCTGAGCAATGCACCAAGCACCTGAAAACAAACAGAGGTGTGAATATCACGCACCAGATCGCGTGCTCCCACCAGCGACCAGCGGTCAGCCTGTCGGTAGTTGGAGATTGTATTGAGCAAGCTGCATAGGAACGACAAAACAACGGGCCGCTCCAAATCGCACGCGATGAAATCTAATGCTGTAAACTGCGTTTGCATGAGCAACGCTGGTGTTGTATACATGGGCTTGGACAGCATCGAGATCAAGAGGCGCATCACttccgtgcggcgctccataTGTGCCGAGGTGGTGTTTTCCAAATCAACCGAGCATCCAATGCCTGCCTCCCAAATGGTGAAGTGAACGCGACTCACAttttcgtcgtcgtccacaCTGAGCTGCTCCGGCGTCCAAGGCAAGGTAAATCCAGCATGGAATAAAAGCTCCATGACAGTGTTCAACAGGGCATGGCCCGTCATAACCGATTTGGACGCATTACTATGCGACCTTGGCGCTGGCATGTCCTCCAGCACGGCGTCTTTGCGCCCCGACGTTTTGTCTGCATTCGAAAGCATGGATTCGTCGCCGTCGGTCAAAATAAATTGACCACTCGTCGCCCTAATTTCTTCTTGTGCTGTCTCATTACCCAGTTTGGGTGATGGCGTAGTTGGAGGAGAAAGCGCTTCTGGGCTGCCACGAAGCAGCGGCGtccaaagcgcgcgcagttcCAAATCGTGAATATCCGAATCTTTCCTCGGCCCAGGCGTACTTTCATACACAAACGGGATAACACGCGTGAGAACGCGACAACAGTTGAGCGCCTCCAGAGTCCGGTTGCGTGTATCCGGTTTGGATCGCTGCGCTGTGCTGGCAAACAATGCACTCAAGCCGCCCGGATTATGCGCAGGGACAGGCGCAAACAGTGGATCGTTGATGAGGCTCTCAAGATGCATAGTAAGTACCTCAATCAGCGTCACAAGGTTCTCGGGTGCATTCTCGATCGTTTTATGCACATCGTTTGCCGTGAGCGCTGCAACGACGTCCCTCTCTGTTTGGAAAGCAACCGTGTATTGGACCCAGTAGCGATGATCCTCAGACGAAATGTGGCGCTCCAAGTACATCCGCGGTACGCCAAACTCTTTCGACGAGGGAAATGTTTCcccttgcgccgctgggcggTTCCAAAGACCCATGACGGCGTGCACAAGAAGCGGGGTGTGTCAAGTTGCGTATTGCGCACTTTAGTCAGATTTTTATCACTcgcgtgcggcactgcCCTCCTTCTCCAATACAATGACGGGACGGCGCGTAGAGAAGACCGATCCGAGGCTTGCTGCAAACACAAGGCCTTTTGTGGTCCCTGCGAGGTGGCTGTCCTCAGATGGTACCGCGTATGAGACGATtttgagcggcgcaacgtGCGTTTCTATGAGTACTTACCACAGTCTACTCACCTCGACCGCGATAATTTCACCATTCCCCGATATTACTAGTCTCGGACTGACTCTCGCACTGGCGCAAATCGTAAACACCAAACCGCTGACGTCTCTCAAGCAGCAGAACGACCTGACCGCGAGTGCATGGGCCAGTTTGCTGTACGTAAAGCTGGCTACTTACATGCAGGTTTTCGGTTGCGATCGCTCTTTTTATAGCTTTCCGCAAGGTACGTCTACTGTACGTCTACTTACCCCCAGCTTATTGTCACGCAGTAGCACTATAGGCCGACACCATGATGGACTGGTCGGTATTGTGACTGTGCACGTGATCAATTCCTTGCGGGGTAGATGGATCCCGGCCGCGCAAATTCTCCCACATCGGACACCATGACGTCTGTTACCGGAACGAAGCAAAGCGACGAGACGTACCTTCTTACGTACCGTGCCATTCAGGGTACGTGGTTTGCATGATAAGAATTGTATTTAACATGACAGGATCGCAAATTGCGAGCCTTGCTGCTACGCCAATGTACTTTCTGCATGCCATTCGGAAATCGAGTTTCTCGCTCCGTGGTCTGGCCCGATACAAGTATGTGGCGTACATACGTCTTTATTAACCAAACAGCTGGATGGTTCCCGTTATCGGCAGCGCTATaggtgctgctgctggcTACGTGCAGGGCTCGCAGTTTACCCCTGGTATCCTCTCTCGGACCGTGGCCGATGTTCGGGCCGATGTCTCTCGTGTACGTCTACAAGCACGCAAAATTGACATTAGGTACAGAGGGATGACTACCAACTTATCGGTAGCGTGgttggcgcgcttgctttGCCTGCCATTTTCCGTACGTACCTTCCGCACGCTCACTTGCAGTCCGTAGCGTTGGCCTTTTCAACGGTTTGCTCGGTGGTGTCGGCCTGGGTGGTGCTACCGGTGTGCTCACCTATTATTGTCATGGGTGGATGCACGATGAAACGCGGCTCCCTTCTACTGGGGAAAAGCCCATTCCTGAGGCGGATGTCCCCAAATAGAGCGTATTCATATGGTCATAGTGAGCTAGCGATCTTGCAATTTACCGAGTCCAAGTCTATATTTATTGATGCACCTTATTCCCAATGCAGTCTACTTTGTTCCCGCTTGTGTATGGTTCCCTGGCGCACTTCCCTCCTTCGATtcgagcgcagcgttgTTTGCTTCCGTATCCGAGTCACTGTTCGTTTCCAACAACCACGTTTCTTCGTCCGCTTCGGACGGGTCGAAGGCGTGGATGGTGATGTGCTCGTCGTTGGTAGGCGGCAGGTCGGAACCCTGGCTGGCGGGCCTTTCTTGCTCAACTTCCATACCCTTGCTCATTTCCATATCCAGTTGTTTCCGTGCGTCTGCAGAGACAAAGGAAGCACGTCGCTTGGGCcgcttgtcgagcgcagtgcgcaaaaagtgacgcgcactttgcagcgccttgcggcTCGCGTCCAAAAAGAGGAAAAACTGGAAAACATGGACACAGTCTTCGTAAATCTCGTGGCGCACCGGGACACCGGCCAGTGtgcatttgtgcgcaaTAAGAATGTTTTcatcgcgcagcacttcCGCATCGCCGGTCTGGATCAAAAGCGGAGGCAACCCATGCAGGTCGCCGAACAAAGGACTCACGTAGGGATGTGTGAGCAGCTTGTCAAAGTTCTTGCCCAAGTATGCCGCGACGGGATGCATGTGGTCGCCGTCCTTTGGTCGCGGCAAAAAATCAAATTCTTTGTTGGTTTCCCACGAATCGCACGACAAGGTAAGGTCTACCCACGGGCTGAAGAGAATCGCACCGCCCGGCATTGTATAGTTGTTATCGCGCAGGTACATCATAAGCGCAAATGCAAGTCCGCCGCCCGCGCTGTCCGCAGCGAGAATGATATTGTTCGCAGGAATATGCAAGTCATCCGTCAAGCGGAACCATGCAGAAGCCACATCATGGAGTGCACCAGGGAACACAGTATCCGGCGCCAAACGATAGTTGATGCAAAACACACGGCACTCGGAGTACTTACTCAGCGCGATGGTAAGAGGACGATGCGTCACAGCAGACATGACAAAATAGGCACCTCCATGAATGTAGAGAATGACGCGTTCCTTGCCCGTGCGTTTTCCACTTTGCCAATCCTTTTGGAGACGCCCCCAGGTCTGTTTCCCCACAATCCACTCGCCTGTGAGCTCTTGCTTTCCGTCTTGCTCGGCATCTGCCTCTGCAAGCATGCCACGCAGCCCACGGCGCTTTACACGAAAGGTGACAGGCGTAATCAGGCCCTCGTCGGGCACAGGCAAAAAACGAGCGAGGTCAAATACTTTTTGCAAAGTAGGGATGGTAGCAAATTCAGAGTGTTTCACCATATCGCGAATTGCCCTTGTCAAAATGGACATTTCCACCCCCCACGACTTTTTCGGCGGTCCATAAATGGCGTGTGATGCAATCACACTGCCAATGGATAGGCCTTGATTGAGGATCGTGGGGACCAACCGGAGAGCTTTGGTCAGGGTCAAGCTTTGTGGCGGCTTTGTCTCTACACTCGGGTCGACGCGCGATTCTGCCGGCCGCTGTGCGATGCGGAAACGCTCGAGGAGTCCGTTCAACACATCCTCCGACCCGGGGTCACGCTCATCGCGAGAACGCGAGGTTTTATCGTGAATATAATGCCTCGTGTAAAtctgcttgtgctgcatGTCGCTCTCCTGggtgcgctttgcgcgcttcgtgCTGTTTTCTCCGCTTGATTCGCCCTTGTCATTCTCATTCTTGCCCCCGTTATCGTCGTATTCAATAAAAGGCTGCTGCCAGTCGAGCAACGGCTCTGACTTGAAATGAACGATGAACTCATCATACTTTTCCAGTTCCTGCTTCGTGGCAGTGCCAAATCTTTCGCGTAGTCGCTGGACTTCTTGCATGCCGTTCACTTGCTTAGACACCTCGAAGTTGCGAGGCATGTCTACTTCCGAACTCATTgatttgtgcgcacgcttcAACTGGGGCCTCTCTGGGTCCATATTATTAGCATATTCCGCAAGCCAAGGATGTGCAAGTGCCTCGGTGGCGAGCATGCGGACCGACGAGTCGCAGAGACACTTGCGAATAAAGTCCTTGGCCAAATCGCTTACATCCATCCAATACTCTGGATGAAATTCGTAACGCATGTGAATGATATTATCAAAAAGCCTTGACATATCACTGGAATAAAAGGGTGTATACCCCGAAAGCAGCGCATAGGCAATAACGCCGCAGGACCAAACGTCGACAGAGGAGTTGTACCctttgccgagcagcacTTCGGGCGCGACATACTGTGGGGAGCCGCATGCGGTAAGCAATAGTCCTTCACTAGGCAAAATCTTAGCCAGGCCAAAGTCGGAGATTGCGACTTCCCGTATGTCGTCTTTTTTCCGTAGCAATATGTTTTCGGGCTTCAGGTCGCGGTGCACAATGTTGAACTTGTGCAAATAAGCGACGCCCTTTAAAATCTGTTGCATAATGATACACACATCGTTGTCATGGTACGATACACGCTCGACAATACTGTCAAAGAGCTCGCCCCCCCGACATAAATCCATCACGACAAACACGGCGTCGTCCGATTCATAGACATCGTGGATTCGCGTGCTAAATTGTTAGAAGACACACACACATACACATAAGGAGAACGAAGCCGTTCCAATATCTGGATCTCGTCCCGCGCTagccgcagcggcgccacACCGTTTTTGTTGTTGTGTTGCGTCGTCAAAAACGGCTCACGCGCGATAAATTTCATGGCCAGCTCTTCTCCCGTCGAGCTATTGGCACATGCCTTAACCACGGCAAACGTTCCAAAACCAAGGATCGTGTCATAAATTTTATATTTTTCTTTCAGCGCTTTGGGCAGGTTCGGCAAGTCGTCGTCAACGCGCTAGGATGTGTCAGAATCTGGGACGAGCGATAAAAGTACATACAGTCGTGATAAACTCATGGAAGCGAATCAATGCACAAGACTAAAGTCAGGCCCTGTATTTTAAAACTTGCGTACCATCAATGAGTCGCCTTCACGCATCCTTGGAGGCGCTATGGCTACCCCACTTTAGCGCAGCAGACTTGGAAAAGTTATTCACGTGACCATGTGCCTGGCGCCAGTGGGCTAACCATGTTGGCAATGCACTATACGTAAGCGGCTCTTGTAAGGATGGGCATGGTTGATCTAAGAATACAATGCGCTTTACAGAATAGGCTCCCAACTTACACCGCATCCGCAGCCACTCCCTTTCGCCTGCGGATTATCTTTAATGGCAAACTGGCTTCCGATGAGCTCCGTTACGTAGTCCACAACACTGCCCTTAACTAACCCGAGGGAGACGCTGTCGACAACAAGCCGCGCACCTTTGTCCACAAAAACAAAGTCGTCCTCTTCGTAGCCCGATGTAATCTCCAGGTGGTAGACGTAACCGTGGCAACCTCCCGGCTCCACGATGATGCGCAATGCGATTTCTGAGTCATTCTCTGCTTCGGAGACAGAAAGAATCTTTTGCACGGCCCGCTCCGTCATATTCACAATAGGCAGCTCGCCTTCCATTACAGTCTCATCCTCGGGGGCTTTCGGTTTGCGGCTTAGCGTCGACCAGTCTCGACGTGGTATAAAAGGTTTAAGCGCTAGGTGCCGCGGCAAGGTGGGTCGGATGTATGATGCCGTGACCATTGTCATTGACCGCATTCCACGCGAAGGTATGGGGCGTGTAACAAAGTCTAATGCACGTCCAACAATTCCTCGACGCACACATAATCTTATGGTCGTCATCTTGGCGAGGTGCAAGTGGCAACGCAAGGCTAGTGGGTTAATTGTGGAGGCACGTGGTTCACGTGATCGATGTGCCCGACTGCGTGTAGTTTTAGTCGTGGGAGAAGACCGGAAggcttgcgcgccagtTTCGACGCACA encodes the following:
- a CDS encoding uncharacterized protein (COG:S; EggNog:ENOG503NXVD) codes for the protein MGLWNRPAAQGETFPSSKEFGVPRMYLERHISSEDHRYWVQYTVAFQTERDVVAALTANDVHKTIENAPENLVTLIEVLTMHLESLINDPLFAPVPAHNPGGLSALFASTAQRSKPDTRNRTLEALNCCRVLTRVIPFVYESTPGPRKDSDIHDLELRALWTPLLRGSPEALSPPTTPSPKLGNETAQEEIRATSGQFILTDGDESMLSNADKTSGRKDAVLEDMPAPRSHSNASKSVMTGHALLNTVMELLFHAGFTLPWTPEQLSVDDDENVSRVHFTIWEAGIGCSVDLENTTSAHMERRTEVMRLLISMLSKPMYTTPALLMQTQFTALDFIACDLERPVVLSFLCSLLNTISNYRQADRWSLVGARDLVRDIHTSVCFQVLGALLSYEDSSMNQVKKNMFRHYVMKLYRVSDFAFLATGISKVFGECMSETRGAFELGDTMNGMFVKPGEEHASELLAVLWIQLKINADFHRFITRSRQLSLDIFSWLMFVALANKDAAATLSQAQLAIFLLQDLTADRMFCVHLTSVQSLADLTIPTRYLRLHGEVAMDVLIEGVFTLFTKSNGLMTPMYPFLLLILFNAAPFWRNLSVISAARLEILLRQLSSPRFLLAEAGNPRLLGILLNAFSQMLQHQFSNNANVVYALVRSASVIDRLKSFSLEEALENIYRVRQYAANVNPMPQSKPLPDPAASEESKAQEEDTPEKIAGTNSKLESSSAQAEQASPFERPDDQADTKNATAQAPQSPALSKAQLDQVARSVGRNGFVPTNEWVESWHASLHLSVLGKALDELVPRVNSFCTDPNVANSANADEKILAYLREQTLAGVLSPVEETQSQPFVWNNDSYLWLQNYIWGIVYLAGLPLGVWTGTHTKLFNVRFEEAAGTTGSRVLDAIVNLTSGLMATAAQDVEKVAEHNANT
- a CDS encoding uncharacterized protein (CAZy:CE10; MEROPS:MER0034960; EggNog:ENOG503Q6EI; COG:T; BUSCO:EOG09265G5K); its protein translation is MVTASYIRPTLPRHLALKPFIPRRDWSTLSRKPKAPEDETVMEGELPIVNMTERAVQKILSVSEAENDSEIALRIIVEPGGCHGYVYHLEITSGYEEDDFVFVDKGARLVVDSVSLGLVKGSVVDYVTELIGSQFAIKDNPQAKGSGCGCGRVDDDLPNLPKALKEKYKIYDTILGFGTFAVVKACANSSTGEELAMKFIAREPFLTTQHNNKNGVAPLRLARDEIQILERLRSPYVTRIHDVYESDDAVFVVMDLCRGGELFDSIVERVSYHDNDVCIIMQQILKGVAYLHKFNIVHRDLKPENILLRKKDDIREVAISDFGLAKILPSEGLLLTACGSPQYVAPEVLLGKGYNSSVDVWSCGVIAYALLSGYTPFYSSDMSRLFDNIIHMRYEFHPEYWMDVSDLAKDFIRKCLCDSSVRMLATEALAHPWLAEYANNMDPERPQLKRAHKSMSSEVDMPRNFEVSKQVNGMQEVQRLRERFGTATKQELEKYDEFIVHFKSEPLLDWQQPFIEYDDNGGKNENDKGESSGENSTKRAKRTQESDMQHKQIYTRHYIHDKTSRSRDERDPGSEDVLNGLLERFRIAQRPAESRVDPSVETKPPQSLTLTKALRLVPTILNQGLSIGSVIASHAIYGPPKKSWGVEMSILTRAIRDMVKHSEFATIPTLQKVFDLARFLPVPDEGLITPVTFRVKRRGLRGMLAEADAEQDGKQELTGEWIVGKQTWGRLQKDWQSGKRTGKERVILYIHGGAYFVMSAVTHRPLTIALSKYSECRVFCINYRLAPDTVFPGALHDVASAWFRLTDDLHIPANNIILAADSAGGGLAFALMMYLRDNNYTMPGGAILFSPWVDLTLSCDSWETNKEFDFLPRPKDGDHMHPVAAYLGKNFDKLLTHPYVSPLFGDLHGLPPLLIQTGDAEVLRDENILIAHKCTLAGVPVRHEIYEDCVHVFQFFLFLDASRKALQSARHFLRTALDKRPKRRASFVSADARKQLDMEMSKGMEVEQERPASQGSDLPPTNDEHITIHAFDPSEADEETWLLETNSDSDTEANNAALESKEGSAPGNHTQAGTK